The DNA segment TGCGCACGATGGCGTACACGCGGATCTCACTCTCACTCGAAGCGGAAACCCCTGATGCCAGCCGCTCGCACGGGTCCGGGGACCCATGAGGATCCGGAGTGGACGAGCGGCCTCTCCCGTACGAGCGGGAGGTCGGTGCTCAGAGGTGTGGCGAACAAACGCCGAGGGTCAAGGTTACGGGGCCCCGCACAGCCGGTCAAACCGGGCCCCGTGCTCTAGACGCCTGCGGTTCTGCGGTACTCGGCGTAGGCGTCCCGGATGCCGTCCTCGGACAGGTTCAGGTGCTCCAGGATCGTGTAGCGGCCCGGCCGGGTCCTCGGCGCGAACGCCACCACCCGGACGAACTCCTCCACGTCGAAGCCCATGTCCTCGGCCGTCACCGGCAGCCCGTGGCGCCGCAGCACCTCGGTCATCCGGACCGACTCCTGCACGGCGCCGCGCAGGTGCATGGCGAACGCGGCGCCGAGCCCGCACTGCTCGCCGTGGCTGGCGGCCCGCTGCGGGAAGAGCAGGTCGAAGGCGTGGTTGATCTCGTGGCAGGCGCCGGAGGCCGGGCGGCTGTCCCCGGCCACCGACATCGAGATCCCGGTGAGCACCAGGCCCTCGGCGAGCACCTGGAGGAACGCGTCGTCGTCCAGCCCGCCGGGGTGGCGCAGCACGGCCTCGCCGGCCTGCCGGGCCATCGCGGCGGCCAGTCCGTCGATGTCCTCGCCGTTGACCCGGTGGGCCAGCTCCCAGTCCGCGACGGCGGAGATGTTGGACAGCGCGTCCCCGATGCCGGACCGCACGAAGCGGGCGGGGGCCTCGCGGATGACGTCGAGGTCGATGACGACGGCGATCGGGTTCGGCACGCCGTACGAGCCCCGGCCCGCG comes from the Streptomyces sp. NBC_00525 genome and includes:
- a CDS encoding iron-containing alcohol dehydrogenase family protein, which produces MPVLTRLIPAPVVVDIRPGALANLAAVLADQRISGSGKLAVAISGGSGRALRERLSDGLPGASWFEVGGGTLNDAVKLAEAMKSGRYDAVVGLGGGKIIDCAKFAAARVGLPLVAVATNLSHDGLCSPVATLDNDAGRGSYGVPNPIAVVIDLDVIREAPARFVRSGIGDALSNISAVADWELAHRVNGEDIDGLAAAMARQAGEAVLRHPGGLDDDAFLQVLAEGLVLTGISMSVAGDSRPASGACHEINHAFDLLFPQRAASHGEQCGLGAAFAMHLRGAVQESVRMTEVLRRHGLPVTAEDMGFDVEEFVRVVAFAPRTRPGRYTILEHLNLSEDGIRDAYAEYRRTAGV